A part of Miscanthus floridulus cultivar M001 chromosome 6, ASM1932011v1, whole genome shotgun sequence genomic DNA contains:
- the LOC136459029 gene encoding protein ALP1-like, which produces MFRTRFRMRKHLFLRIVNALSEWSPYFTLRADCANRQGLSPLQKCTSAIRMLAYGTPADALDEYLKIGKSTALECLDKFAQGVIEVFSGEYMRAPTVEDVQRLLQVNESRGFPGMLGSIDCMHWRWENCPTAWKGQFTRGDYGVPTIILEAVASHDLRIWHAFFGVPGSNNDINVLNQSPLFIEALKGQAPQVQFSVNGRQYNTCYYLADGIYLEWAVFVKSIKAPQMEKHKLYALNQEGCRKDIERAFGVLQSRFNIVRRPSRLWKRRSIGRIMKACVILHNMIVEDEKEMVTFSIDLNEQGGSSIALPSELQKGGGPIFSEILRRRADIHHQPTHKQLKQDLIEHIWQKFANRRNN; this is translated from the coding sequence ATGTTCCGTACTAGATTTAGGATGCGAAAGCATCTCTTCCTGCGCATCGTCAATGCCCTGAGTGAATGGTCTCCCTATTTCACTCTAAGAGCAGATTGTGCAAATCGCCAAGGGCTTTCACCTCTGCAGAAGTGCACATCAGCAATTCGCATGCTTGCATATGGCACACCTGCTGATGCCCTTGATGAGTACTTGAAGATTGGGAAGAGCACTGCATTGGAGTGCTTAGACAAGTTTGCACAAGGTGTGATCGAGGTGTTCTCAGGGGAGTATATGCGTGCTCCCACAGTTGAAGATGTGCAGCGTCTACTTCAGGTCAATGAGTCTCGTGGCTTTCCTGGCATGTTGGGAAGCATCGATTGCATGCATTGGAGGTGGGAAAATTGTCCTACAGCTTGGAAGGGGCAATTTACCCGTGGCGACTATGGAGTCCCTACGATCATCCTAGAAGCAGTTGCTTCACATGATCTCAGAATATGGCATGCTTTCTTTGGTGTGCCTGGTTCTAATAATGACATTAACGTGCTGAATCAGTCCCCATTATTCATTGAAGCATTGAAAGGTCAAGCACCTCAAGTTCAGTTTTCTGTTAATGGGAGGCAATATAACACATGCTACTACCTTGCTGATGGAATATACCTAGAATGGGCAGTCTTTGTGAAGTCGATAAAAgcacctcagatggagaaacacaAGCTGTATGCATTGAACCAAGAAGGGTGCAGGAAAGATATTGAGCGTGCTTTTGGAGTTTTGCAGTCACGTTTTAATATCGTGCGTCGTCCATCACGTCTGTGGAAAAGGAGGAGTATTGGGAGAATAATGAAAGCTTGTGTCATACTCCACAATATGATAGTCGAAGATGAGAAAGAGATGGTGACATTTTCTATTGACTTGAATGAGCAAGGTGGATCATCAATTGCTCTACCTTCAGAACTACAAAAGGGTGGAGGCCCAATTTTCTCTGAAATTTTACGTAGAAGAGCAGATATCCATCATCAACCAACACATAAACAATTGAAACAAGACTTAATTGAGCATATTTGGCAAAAGTTTGCCAATAGGAGAAATAATTAG